From the genome of Streptomyces xanthophaeus:
TCTTCCTCACCAAGCTGGACGTACTGACCGGCTGGGAGCAGATCCCGGTCTGCGTCGCGTACGAGATCGACGGCAAGCGCGTCGAGGAGCTGCCGTACTCGCAGACGGACTTCCACCACGCGAAGCCGATCTACGAATACCTCCCCGGCTGGTCCGAGGACATCACCAAGGCCAAGACCTTCGAGGACCTCCCGGCAAACGCCCAGGCGTACGTCAAGGCCCTGGAGGAGATGTCGGGCGCCCCGATCTCCGCGATCGGCGTCGGCCCCGGCCGTACCGAGACGATCGAGATCAACTCGTTCCTCTAGGACACCCTTCGGACCCCGGTCCCCCCGGAGGGGCGGCAGGCGCACCCGCGCCCGCCGCCCCTCCGGCGTTTTCCGGGAAAGAAAATTCCCGGGCCCTGTCACATCCGTGCGCTCCCCTCCGTCAGTGCTGTGCAGACACCGGCCGAAGGAGAGCAGCAGCCATGACGAACACCTCCAACACCTCCGTCACCTCCATCTCGCGGATGCCGAACCCGGCCGCATTCGTCCCCGAGCTGAACGACGTCAGCGCCGCCCTCTTCCGGGCCACGGGCAACCGTTCGGTGCCGCGGACCACGATGAGCCTGGTCCACCTGCGCGCCGGGCAGATCGTCGGCAACACCTACCTGACCGTCCTGAACACCGGCTTCCTCCGCAAGGCCGGGGAGTCCGAGGAGCGCATCACGGCCGTCGCCTCGTGGCAGGACGCCCCCTGCTACACGGCCGCCGAGCGGGCCGCCCTAGCCCTGGTGGAGGCCACCCTCCAGCCCGCCCCGCACGGCCGGGAGCGGGTCACCGACGAGCTGTACGCCGAGGTCGCCGCGCACTACGACGAGAAGGCCCTGGCCACCCTCACCATCGCGATCGGGCAGATCAGCTTCTTCATCGCCCTGGCCGTCATCGGCAAGCCGCAGCCGGTCACCTCGCTGGCCGACGAGCAGTGGGGCTGAGGGCCCGGCGGGCCGCCGCAGGGCCCCATAAGGCCGCCTGCAAGGCCCCGTAAGGCCGCCGCAGGCCCCCCTGGCCCCACAGTCCCCCGCGCGCCCCCGCGGGGCGGGACCGGTCTCGGGGGGCGGGTTCCGGGTGGCCGGAAATATGATGTCCACGGGCTTTTCGCGCAGCGGAAGCAGGGACGAATGGATGCACCTCGGAGCGTTCCGTGACTCCTCGCCGTGCCCCGCGGGCGGCCAGCGCCGACCTGCTCAGCACGCTCGGACGGCTCGCCGACCAGGCCCGCCGCGGGGTGGAGCTGCAGCAGGCCCGGGTGGACCTGGCCGAGGCGCTGCAGAGCGAGATGCTGCCCGCCTCGCTGCCGGCGCTGCCGGGCCTGCGGACCGCCGCCCGGTACGCGCCCGCCCGGCACGGCCTGGACATCGGCGGCGACTGGTACGACGGCTTCCGGCTGCCCGAGGGAGCCCTCGCCTTCTGCATCGGTGACGTCCAGGGCCACGACGTGGAGGCGGCGGCCTTCATGGGGCAGGTACGGATCTGCCTGCGTGCCGTGGCGGCCGTCGTCGTCGACCCCGGCGAGGTGCTGAGCCGGGCCAACGAGGTGCTGCTCTCCATGGACCGCGACCTCTTCGCGACCTGCAGTCTGCTCCGCTTCGATCCGGAGACACGGGAGCTGGAGACCGCCCGGGCCGGCCATGTTCCGTCAGTCTGGGCCACCGTCGACGGCGAGTACGGCATAGCCGAGGAGGACGGCGGCCTGCCGTTGAACCTGATGCCCGGGGCGGGGTACGCGGTGACCCGCCGCAGGCTCACGAAGGCGGGGTCGATCGTGCTGCTCACCGACGGTGTGGTCGAGGGTCCGAAATTCCCGATCGAGGTGGGACTGGAGCGGGTGGCCAAGGTGGTGCGGGAGGCTGCGGGCACCGATCCGGGCGAGCTGGCCGCCGAGGTGATGAAGGTGGCCGACTCCACGGGCCACGCCGACGACGCCGCCGTGCTGGTGCTCACCCATGACGCCCGGCCCGATCCGCAAGACACCCCCTAGCGCGTGTCACGGCCCGCGGGGACGCCGGGCTGTTGTCTGATGCTGTGGTGCGCACCGAGGGATGGCGACGTCTGCCCGCAGCTCTGCTGCCGATCCTCGCCGTCGCCGTCGCCTACTACCTGGGCGGACTGATCGGCCTGCACCAGCGGGTGGTCGTCAACGACGCCGAGGTCACCCCCCTGTGGCTGCCGACGGGCGTCGCGGTGACCTCCCTGCTCTGGCTGGGCCTGCGGGCGTGGCCGGGGATCGCGATCGGTACGTACCTCACCATCGAGCAGATCACCGACTTCGACCCGCCCGGCCTGATCATCGTCGCGGGGAACGTCCTCGCCCCCGTGTGCGCGTACCTGATGCTCCGCCGGGCGGGTTTCCGTACCGAGATGGACCGGCTGCGGGACGCCCTGGCGCTGGTCTTCCTGGGCGGTCTGTGGCCCATGCTGATCAGCGCCACGATCGGGACCTGGACGCTGGTGCTCACCGGTGACCTGCCGCTGTCGCAGTTCTGGCCCGTCTGGTCGGCCTGGTGGGCCGGGGACGCGATGGGTGTGCTCGTGCTGACCCCCCTGCTCCTCGTCCTGCGCAGGGTCGTGGGGGCCCGGCGGCCCCTGGACGGCTACCGCTCGGCCGAGGCGGCGGTCCTGGCGGTCACCGCGGTCGTCGTCACCCTGGTGGGCACCCGGAGCAGCCTCTCGCTCCTCTTCCTCGTCTTCCCCGTGATCATCTGGGCGGCCGTACGCTTCCAGCTCGCCGGGAGCGCTCCGGTCACCCTGCTGGTCTCGGTCCTGGCGATCTCGGCGGCGACCCGGCACGTCGGGCCGTTCGCCGACCACACCCTCCTGGAGGTCATGATCAACCTCCAGGCGCTCAACGGCGCGGCGGCCCTGACCGGGCTGCTGCTGGCGGCTCTGGTCACCGAGCAGAACAACGTCCGCCTGAAGATCGAGCAGGTCTGCGAGGACCTGGCGGAACTGGTGGAACACCTGGCCCCGGGCAAGCCGGATCAGTAGGGACACCGCTCCGGCCGCCGAGCACCGGCCCGGCCCCGGGGGGCGGGCCGGCGGGCGCTACCAGGCCAGCTGCGAGATCTCCTCGGCGACCACCGCGCACGCGTCCGCCGCCGGGTCGATCAGCGGGAAGTGACCGACGGCGTCCAGCAGCGTCAGCCCGACCATCTCCCCCGCCTTCGCGGCCGCCGCCACATACGCCTCGGCCACCTGCTGCGGGACCACGATGTCGTCCCGGCCCTGGACCACCGCCGTGGCGATCCCCGTCGGCAGCAGCGAAGCCGGATCGGCATACGGCAGCCGCTCGTCCCAGTGGTCCGCCCCGCCCAGCAGCTGCGCGCTCGCGCCGCCGCACACGCCCAGTTCCTCCGCCACCGTGAAGTCCGCGATCGGGGCCAGCGCCACCACGCCCCGCAGCATCGGCGGGGAGGGCAGCAGCCACGGGGAGCCGGCCGGGAGCACGTGCCGGGCCGCGGCCCACAGTGCAAGGTGGCCGCCCGCCGAGTGCCCGGTGACGACCGTGCGGCGGACATCGGCCTGCGGGAGCGCTTCGGCCGCCAGCCCCGGCAGGGCGTCCATCGCGGCGGCGACATCGTCGAAGGTCTCCGGCCAGCGTCCGGCGACCGGCCCCTCGGCGTTCTGGTGCGGCAGCGAACTGCCGCGCCGGTACTCGACGTTGGCGACGGCGAAACCCCTGCGGGCCAGGAAGTCCGCGAACGGCGTGATGTGCTGCCGGTCGTACGGGGCCCGCCACGCGCCCCCGTGCAGCAGCACCACGAGCGGGGCCGGCCCCTGGGTCTCGCCGCGCGGGGCGTAGAAGTCGACGACGTGGTCGGGGTGTTCCCCGTAGGCGGCGGTCACGTCCGGCGCCACGGCCGGGTGGGCGAAGGCCGAGGCGGCCTCCGCGGCGTCCCGTTCCACTGCGGCGGGGTCCGTCATCGGCTCAACCTCTCGGTAACGCGTGGGACAGCGGGGACTGATGTTCCGGTGGTCCGGCAGAGCGGGACCGTATCAGTCCGGAACAGGCGCTTCCGTGCGGGGCCCGGAATATGACCGGGCGGACGGAGCCGTAGCCCCGCCCGCCCGGTGATGTGACGTTTCGCTACCGAGTCACCCGAAAATGTGACCCAGTGTCCGCGCGGCACGCTCGGCGTCGGCGAAACCGACGTAGAGCGGGGTGAAGCCGAAGCGCAGGACGTCGGGTGCGCGGAAGTCGCCGATGACGCCGCGGGAGATGAGCTCCCCCATGACCTCACGGGCGTTCTCGGTCCGCAGCGAGATCTGGCTCCCGCGGCGGCCGTGCTCGGCCGGGGTGACCGACTCGACCCGGTCCTGCGGGACGTACGCCGCCACGCATTCGAGGAAGAAGTCGGTCAGGGCGAGGGACTTGGCCCGTACGGCTTCGACGGACACCCCGTCCCAGGCGTCGAGCGCCGACTCCAGGGCCAGCATGGACAGGATGTCCGGCGTGCCGACGCGCCCACGGGTCGCGCCCGTGGCCGCCTCGAAGGCCGGGGTCATCGCGAACGGATCCGCGTGACCGTTCCAGCCCGGGAGCGGGGAGTCGAAGCCGGCCTGGTGGCGGGCGGCGATGTACAGGTACGCGGGCGCGCCGGGGCCGCCGTTGAGGTACTTGTACGTGCAGCCCACCGCGAGGTCGACGGCGTGCGCGTCGAGGCCGACGGGGAGGGCCCCGGCGGAGTGGCACAGGTCCCAGACCGTGATCGCCCCGGCGGCGCGGGCCGCCGTGGTGAGCGCGGGGAGGTCGTGGAGCCGTCCGCTGCGGTAGTCGACGTGGTTGAGGAGGACCACGGCGGTGTCCGCGTCCATGGCCTCGGCCGCGTGCGAGGGGTCCACCGGGACGACGGTCAGGCCCGTCATCCGGGCCGCCGACTCCGCGATGTAGCCGTCGGTGGGGAAGGTGGCGGCGTCGACCAGCAGCTTCGTCCGGCCGGGCGCCGCGAGACGGGCGGCGCCGACCAGGGCCTTGAAGAGGTTGACGCTGGTGGAGTCACCGACGACCACCTGGCCGGGGGCCGCGCCGATGAGCGGGGCGATCTTGTCGCCGATCCGCTCGGGCGCGGTCCACCAGCCGCTCTCGTCCCAGGACCGGATGAGGAGCTCGCCCCACTGCCGGGCGACGACGTCGGCGGTGGTGTCCGCGACCCCGGCCGGCAGGGCCCCGAGGGAGTTGCCGTCCAGGTAGACGACCCCGTCGGGGAGGGTGAAGCGCTCGCGGAGCTTCGCGAGCTCGTCGGCGGCGTCCAGCTCGGCCGCACGGCTGCGGAGGTCCGCCGCCGGGTCCGCCGCTATGTCGTGGGAGGTGTCAGACATAGCTGCGGGCCGTCCAGAGCTCCGGGAAGACGTTCTTCGTCGCGCGCTTCTCCAGCCAGGTCACGCCGGCCGAGCCGCCCGTGCCCGTCTTCGCGCCCATCGCGCGGCGGGTGGCGACCAGGTGGTCGTTGCGCCAGCGCCAGACGAGCTCGGCGACATCCGTGAGGACCTCGCCGAGGCGGTGCAGGTCCACGGTCCCGTTGTCGTCCGGGGCGGCGTACAGGCCCGTCCAGACGGCTTCGACCTCGGCCGAGGGCTCGTAGCGCAGCGACAGGTCGCGGTTCAGGACGGCGTCCGGGACCGGCAGGCCGCGGCGGGCGAGCAGGCGCAGCACCTCGTCGTAGAGGCTGGGCTCGTGCAGGGCCTTCTCCAGCTCCGCGTGGACGCGCGGGGCGCCCCGGTGCGGGACCAGCATGGACGAGGACTTCTCGCCGAGCAGGAACTCCATCCGGCGGTACATCGCCGACTGGAAACCGGAACCTTCGCCGAGGGCGGCGCGGTAGGCGTTGAACTGTCCCGGGGTGAGCTGGGCGAGCGGGCGCCAGGAGGCGTTGAGGGCCTCCAGTTCGCGGAGGGAACGTTTCAGCGCATCCATCGCGACCGGGATGCGGTCCTCGCGCAGGGCCTTCGCGGCGGTTTCCCACTCATGGACGATGACCGTGAACCACAGCTCCATGACCTGGGTCGTCACCAGGAAGACCATCTCGCCCGGGTCGTCCGAGCGCAGGTGCTGGAGGTGGGTGAGAACGTCCGCCTGGACGTAGTCCTCGTACGGGGTCGTGCCGTCGAAGTCGAGGTTCGGGGTTTCCGACCCGCCGACTCCGGAGGCATCAAGGGTTTTCGACATCGCTGTCTCCTCGACACGTGCTTCCGGGTAGCGGTCCGCCCCTTCCGTGAGGTGAGTGGAGCCCCGGTCCCCTGCCCGCAGCATAGGACACCGGCGCGCCGGCGCTCCAGCGGAGAGTGACACAGACCACACAATTTCGGTGCGTGTCACTCCCCGCCGTACGGACTCAGGCGCTCAGCGTGTCCGCCGCCGTCGGGGACGAGTCGCGCAGGAAGGTCGAGCAGCGCTCGTACTCCTCCTTCTCGCCGATCGCCTCGGCCGCGCGGGCCAGGGCGTGCAGGGCGCGCAGGAAGCCGCGGTTCGGCTCGTGCTCCCACGGGACCGGGCCGTGGCCCTTCCATCCGGCGCGGCGCAGCGCGTCGAGACCGCGGTGGTAGCCCGTACGGGCGTAGGCGTACGACTCGACCGTGCTGCCGGCGGCGAAGGCCTCGTCGGCGAGGATCGCCCAGGCGAGGGAGGACGTGGGGTGCGCGGCCGCCACCTCGACGGCGG
Proteins encoded in this window:
- a CDS encoding carboxymuconolactone decarboxylase family protein → MTNTSNTSVTSISRMPNPAAFVPELNDVSAALFRATGNRSVPRTTMSLVHLRAGQIVGNTYLTVLNTGFLRKAGESEERITAVASWQDAPCYTAAERAALALVEATLQPAPHGRERVTDELYAEVAAHYDEKALATLTIAIGQISFFIALAVIGKPQPVTSLADEQWG
- a CDS encoding PP2C family protein-serine/threonine phosphatase, translated to MTPRRAPRAASADLLSTLGRLADQARRGVELQQARVDLAEALQSEMLPASLPALPGLRTAARYAPARHGLDIGGDWYDGFRLPEGALAFCIGDVQGHDVEAAAFMGQVRICLRAVAAVVVDPGEVLSRANEVLLSMDRDLFATCSLLRFDPETRELETARAGHVPSVWATVDGEYGIAEEDGGLPLNLMPGAGYAVTRRRLTKAGSIVLLTDGVVEGPKFPIEVGLERVAKVVREAAGTDPGELAAEVMKVADSTGHADDAAVLVLTHDARPDPQDTP
- a CDS encoding MASE1 domain-containing protein, producing MVRTEGWRRLPAALLPILAVAVAYYLGGLIGLHQRVVVNDAEVTPLWLPTGVAVTSLLWLGLRAWPGIAIGTYLTIEQITDFDPPGLIIVAGNVLAPVCAYLMLRRAGFRTEMDRLRDALALVFLGGLWPMLISATIGTWTLVLTGDLPLSQFWPVWSAWWAGDAMGVLVLTPLLLVLRRVVGARRPLDGYRSAEAAVLAVTAVVVTLVGTRSSLSLLFLVFPVIIWAAVRFQLAGSAPVTLLVSVLAISAATRHVGPFADHTLLEVMINLQALNGAAALTGLLLAALVTEQNNVRLKIEQVCEDLAELVEHLAPGKPDQ
- a CDS encoding alpha/beta hydrolase translates to MTDPAAVERDAAEAASAFAHPAVAPDVTAAYGEHPDHVVDFYAPRGETQGPAPLVVLLHGGAWRAPYDRQHITPFADFLARRGFAVANVEYRRGSSLPHQNAEGPVAGRWPETFDDVAAAMDALPGLAAEALPQADVRRTVVTGHSAGGHLALWAAARHVLPAGSPWLLPSPPMLRGVVALAPIADFTVAEELGVCGGASAQLLGGADHWDERLPYADPASLLPTGIATAVVQGRDDIVVPQQVAEAYVAAAAKAGEMVGLTLLDAVGHFPLIDPAADACAVVAEEISQLAW
- the kynU gene encoding kynureninase; its protein translation is MSDTSHDIAADPAADLRSRAAELDAADELAKLRERFTLPDGVVYLDGNSLGALPAGVADTTADVVARQWGELLIRSWDESGWWTAPERIGDKIAPLIGAAPGQVVVGDSTSVNLFKALVGAARLAAPGRTKLLVDAATFPTDGYIAESAARMTGLTVVPVDPSHAAEAMDADTAVVLLNHVDYRSGRLHDLPALTTAARAAGAITVWDLCHSAGALPVGLDAHAVDLAVGCTYKYLNGGPGAPAYLYIAARHQAGFDSPLPGWNGHADPFAMTPAFEAATGATRGRVGTPDILSMLALESALDAWDGVSVEAVRAKSLALTDFFLECVAAYVPQDRVESVTPAEHGRRGSQISLRTENAREVMGELISRGVIGDFRAPDVLRFGFTPLYVGFADAERAARTLGHIFG
- a CDS encoding tryptophan 2,3-dioxygenase family protein, with translation MSKTLDASGVGGSETPNLDFDGTTPYEDYVQADVLTHLQHLRSDDPGEMVFLVTTQVMELWFTVIVHEWETAAKALREDRIPVAMDALKRSLRELEALNASWRPLAQLTPGQFNAYRAALGEGSGFQSAMYRRMEFLLGEKSSSMLVPHRGAPRVHAELEKALHEPSLYDEVLRLLARRGLPVPDAVLNRDLSLRYEPSAEVEAVWTGLYAAPDDNGTVDLHRLGEVLTDVAELVWRWRNDHLVATRRAMGAKTGTGGSAGVTWLEKRATKNVFPELWTARSYV
- a CDS encoding DUF3151 domain-containing protein — its product is MSIHQNLLGGPAPTHLPDEPGREAIAAGTPAVEVAAAHPTSSLAWAILADEAFAAGSTVESYAYARTGYHRGLDALRRAGWKGHGPVPWEHEPNRGFLRALHALARAAEAIGEKEEYERCSTFLRDSSPTAADTLSA